Proteins from a single region of Belliella baltica DSM 15883:
- a CDS encoding NAD(P)H-binding protein: MKKTIAIAGAGGYVGRWCIEQLKDKYHIVALSRREAIDNSDPDVEWRMVELFSITSTIEALKDVDYAIYLIHSMSASTRLNQGSFEDTDLLLADNFSRAAEANNVKQIIYMGGILPKEVEEIEMSKHLRSRLEVEKTLGNRGVPVTALRAGIIVGPGGSSFEMIYNLVRKLPVLVCPKWTLSNTQAISLRDTLTIIETCVGNEEVYGKSYEIGNPEMLTYKKMIEQTAEMMGLKRLVFSVPVFSVGFSKLWVSYFGESPKTLVCPLVESLKHTLTVDKDLEFKIKKINYLSYRDSVSIAIDPKDTLPPLPKFKKLQQVKNTVRSIQRLPNTRHHSALWVANRYKVWLPFFFKFIIKAKANDRGDIGFHLLNSEKPMLQLTWIPDRSDIKRQLFYISGGWLVKRYDYGWLEFREVLNGKYMISAIHEFVPRLPWYVYINTQARAHLFVMNNFKKYLEKFKD, from the coding sequence TTGAAAAAGACAATAGCGATTGCAGGTGCTGGAGGATATGTAGGTCGCTGGTGCATTGAACAACTCAAAGACAAATATCATATCGTTGCTTTAAGTAGAAGAGAGGCCATTGATAACTCTGATCCAGATGTAGAGTGGAGAATGGTTGAATTATTTTCAATTACATCTACTATTGAAGCTTTGAAGGATGTAGACTATGCAATTTATTTGATTCACTCTATGAGTGCTTCCACTAGGTTGAATCAAGGTAGTTTTGAGGATACAGATTTGCTATTGGCTGATAATTTTTCTCGTGCTGCTGAAGCAAATAATGTTAAACAGATTATTTATATGGGCGGCATTCTTCCCAAAGAGGTCGAAGAAATTGAAATGTCCAAGCATTTAAGAAGTCGATTGGAAGTTGAAAAGACTCTTGGAAATCGAGGTGTTCCCGTTACAGCTCTAAGAGCTGGAATTATCGTGGGTCCTGGTGGTTCTTCATTCGAGATGATTTATAATTTGGTTAGGAAACTTCCAGTTTTGGTTTGTCCCAAATGGACTCTATCAAATACTCAAGCCATATCTCTACGAGACACCTTGACCATCATTGAAACTTGCGTCGGAAATGAAGAGGTGTACGGGAAATCCTATGAAATAGGTAATCCTGAAATGCTCACTTATAAAAAGATGATTGAGCAAACGGCTGAGATGATGGGTCTCAAGCGTCTTGTTTTTTCAGTTCCTGTTTTCTCTGTTGGTTTTTCAAAATTGTGGGTAAGCTATTTTGGAGAAAGCCCAAAAACACTTGTTTGCCCTTTAGTTGAAAGCCTAAAACATACATTAACTGTAGATAAAGATTTAGAGTTTAAAATTAAAAAGATCAATTATTTGAGTTACAGGGATAGTGTCTCTATTGCTATTGATCCAAAGGATACGCTTCCACCTTTACCAAAATTTAAGAAACTTCAACAAGTCAAAAATACGGTAAGAAGTATTCAAAGATTACCTAATACAAGGCATCATAGTGCCTTATGGGTTGCGAATAGATATAAAGTTTGGCTTCCATTTTTCTTCAAATTTATCATTAAGGCAAAAGCAAATGATAGAGGTGATATAGGTTTTCATCTATTAAATTCAGAAAAACCGATGTTGCAACTGACATGGATTCCAGACAGAAGCGATATAAAGCGACAGCTATTTTATATTTCTGGAGGTTGGTTAGTAAAGCGATATGACTATGGATGGTTAGAATTTCGTGAAGTATTAAATGGAAAATATATGATTTCTGCTATTCACGAGTTTGTTCCAAGATTGCCTTGGTATGTTTACATTAATACACAAGCAAGAGCACATTTATTTGTAATGAATAATTTCAAGAAATATCTTGAGAAATTTAAAGATTAG
- a CDS encoding aldo/keto reductase, whose protein sequence is MKKLTFSNGDKMPILGLGTWKSKPGEVYQAVLWALEAGYRHIDCAYIYNNENEVGKALTKAFSDGLVKREELFITSKLWNDCHRKEDVKKGLLKTLNDLQLEYLDLYLIHWPISFKKGVGFAESREQFYTYSDVPLGQTWQGMQGLKSEGLVKHIGMSNFNISKLKEIIALGGDGPEMNQVEMHPYLRQEGLVEFCESNGILMTAYSPLGSGDRSSSVKKQDEPNLFEDKVIRDLAEKYQASPAQILISFSINRGIAVIPKSVNQERIKQNLAAAEINLKNEDMDQLMKIEKEYRFIDGSFFTGPQSPYRLSDLWEM, encoded by the coding sequence ATGAAAAAATTAACTTTTAGTAATGGCGATAAGATGCCAATTTTAGGTCTTGGAACTTGGAAATCAAAGCCAGGCGAAGTTTATCAAGCTGTCTTGTGGGCACTTGAAGCTGGATATAGGCATATTGATTGCGCCTATATTTACAACAATGAAAATGAAGTTGGCAAGGCATTAACCAAAGCTTTTAGTGATGGACTAGTCAAGCGTGAAGAACTCTTTATTACATCCAAATTGTGGAACGATTGTCATAGAAAAGAAGATGTCAAAAAGGGGCTCTTAAAGACGCTGAATGATCTTCAGTTAGAATATTTAGATCTTTATTTGATTCATTGGCCTATAAGTTTTAAAAAAGGAGTAGGCTTTGCAGAAAGTAGAGAGCAGTTTTATACTTATTCTGATGTTCCACTTGGTCAAACTTGGCAAGGGATGCAAGGATTGAAATCTGAAGGTTTAGTCAAACATATTGGAATGTCAAATTTTAACATATCCAAATTGAAAGAAATCATCGCTCTTGGGGGAGATGGACCTGAAATGAACCAAGTAGAAATGCATCCTTACTTGAGACAAGAAGGCTTGGTAGAATTTTGTGAATCTAATGGAATATTGATGACTGCTTATTCTCCCTTAGGTTCTGGAGATAGATCTTCTTCTGTCAAAAAACAAGATGAACCAAATCTCTTCGAAGATAAAGTGATTAGAGATTTAGCAGAGAAATATCAGGCTTCTCCAGCTCAAATTTTAATTTCATTCTCGATAAATCGAGGTATTGCAGTTATCCCAAAGTCTGTAAATCAAGAAAGGATTAAGCAAAACCTTGCAGCAGCCGAGATTAATCTGAAAAATGAAGATATGGATCAATTGATGAAAATTGAAAAAGAATATCGTTTCATTGATGGATCGTTCTTTACTGGGCCACAAAGCCCTTATCGCTTGAGTGATTTATGGGAAATGTAA